A genomic window from Lotus japonicus ecotype B-129 chromosome 1, LjGifu_v1.2 includes:
- the LOC130728705 gene encoding zinc finger protein CONSTANS-LIKE 2-like codes for MLEHDLFTSTSTTTVKAKFPRVCDTCRSATCTVFCRADSAYLCAGCDAQVHAANRVASRHERVWVCEACECAPAAFLCKADAASLCSSCDADIHSANPLASRHHRVPILPISGCLYGPPANLLGGEDDGFVGGGGEMEDEEEEVVDMEDEDEAASWLLLNPVKNSNNNNNNNNNEHNQQGNGFLFSGEVDEYLDLVDCNSCGENQFTTTTTTTTTDHYNHHQHQQQHQQHYGVPQKGYAGDSVVPVQQQQQQQAHHFQLGLEFEPSKAGFSYNGSSISQNVSVSSMDVGVVPDSTMRDVSVSYSRPSKGTIDLFSGPALQMSSHFSPLDREARVLRYREKKKTRKFEKTIRYASRKAYAETRPRIKGRFAKRTDVEAEVDQMFSTTLITEVGYGIVPSF; via the exons ATGTTGGAGCATGATCTcttcacctccacctccaccaccactgtcaagGCCAAGTTTCCGCGTGTCTGTGACACGTGCCGCTCCGCCACATGCACCGTCTTCTGCCGCGCTGACTCGGCGTATTTGTGCGCCGGGTGCGACGCACAGGTACATGCGGCGAACCGGGTAGCCTCCCGGCACGAGCGTGTGTGGGTCTGCGAGGCCTGCGAGTGCGCCCCAGCCGCGTTTCTCTGCAAGGCTGATGCAGCTTCTCTCTGCTCCTCATGTGATGCTGACATCCACTCTGCTAATCCTCTTGccagccgccaccaccgcgTCCCCATTCTTCCCATCTCAGGCTGCCTCTATGGCCCTCCGGCCAACCTTTTAGGTGGTGAAGATGATGGCTttgtcggtggtggtggtgagatggaagatgaagaggaggaggttgttgatatggaggATGAAGATGAGGCTGCTTCTTGGTTGTTGCTGAATCCTGTGAAAAatagcaacaacaacaataacaataataacaatgaACACAATCAGCAGGGTAATGGTTTCTTGTTTAGTGGGGAGGTGGATGAGTATTTGGACCTTGTGGATTGTAATTCTTGTGGTGAAAACCAGTTCACCACCACTACTACTACTACCACTACTGATCATTACAACCACCACCAGCATCAGCAGCAGCATCAACAACATTATGGTGTTCCTCAAAAGGGCTATGCTGGGGATAGTGTGGTTCCAgttcagcaacaacaacaacaacaagcacATCATTTTCAGCTTGGGTTGGAGTTTGAGCCCTCCAAAGCTGGGTTCAGTTACAATGGTTCTTCTATTAGTCAAAAT GTTTCAGTTTCATCAATGGATGTTGGTGTTGTACCAGATTCAACAATGAGGGATGTCTCAGTTTCCTATTCAAGGCCCTCAAAAGGAACAATTGACCTATTTTCTGGACCTGCCCTTCAGATGTCTTCTCATTTTTCTCCATTGGACAGGGAGGCCAGGGTCCTAAGGTACAGGGAGAAAAAAAAGACAAGAAAATTTGAGAAGACAATAAGGTATGCCTCAAGGAAGGCCTATGCAGAGACTAGACCCCGGATAAAAGGTCGATTCGCCAAGCGAACTGATGTAGAAGCTGAAGTTGATCAGATGTTCTCCACAACGCTAATCACAGAAGTTGGATATGGCATTGTTCCTTCCTTCTGA
- the LOC130732371 gene encoding uncharacterized protein LOC130732371 — MDPNNMADLDIYDVVIDELINDTTIEDMMQEEMEFYQRRANTVWPKRTRKVIERDRVAGNERLWNDYFSENPVYTEELFRRRFRMRKHVFLRIVGALGSHDPYFLMFVDAVGRQGLSPLQKCTAAIRMLAYGSPADSVDEYVRIGESTAIECLKNFVEGVCAVFGGTYLRRPNQEDITRLLQWGESRGFPGMLGSIDCMHWEWKNCPFEWKGQFTRGDHGKPTIMLEAVASQDLWIWHAFFGIAGSNNDINVLNQSPVFNEVLSGNAPMVNFSVNGTMYNMGYYLADGIYPPWATFVKTIPMPQGEKRQKFAKRQEGARKDVERAFGVLQSRFAIVRGPSRFWHPNEMKSIMYACIILHNMIVEDERNTYRGNFVYD; from the coding sequence ATGGATCCAAACAATATGGCCGACTTGGACATTTACGACGTTGTCATTGACGAACTTATCAATGACACGACTATAGAAGATATGATGCAGGAGGAGATGGAGTTTTATCAACGACGTGCCAACACCGTTTGGCCCAAGCGAACAAGAAaggtgatagagagagatcgtgtaGCTGGGAACGAGCGGTTGTGGAATGACTACTTCTCCGAAAATCCTGTGTACACGGAAGAGCTTTTCCGACGAAGGTTTCGAATGCGAAAGCATGTGTTCCTCAGAATTGTAGGGGCCCTTGGgtctcatgacccgtactttttaatgtttgtcgatgcagttggaagacaaggcctgtcaccattacaaaagtgcaccgccgctattcgtatgttggcgtacggatcacctgctgacagtgttgacgagtacgttcgaattggtgaaagtactgcaattgagtgcttaaagaattttgtggaaggtgtgtgtgcagtaTTTGGTGGAACATACTTGAGGCGCCCGAACCAGGAAGACATTACCCGCTTACTTCAATGGGGCGAGTCTCGTGGATTTCCAGGTATGTTGGGTTCTattgattgtatgcattgggaatggaagaattgtCCATTTGAGTGGAAAGGTCAATTCACCCGAGGTGATCATGGAAAGcccacaatcatgcttgaagcagtggcatcacaagacttgtggatttggcatgcattttttggcattgcaggttctaacaatgacattaatgtgctaaatcaatctccggtttttaatgaggttttgagtggaaatgctcccatggtgaactttagcgtgaatggaacaatgtataacatgggatactatctagcagacggtatctatcccccgtgggctacatttgtgaagaccatcccaatgccgcaaggagaaaaaaggcaaaaatttgcgaaaagacaagaaggagcaagaaaggacgttgaacgtgcattcggcgttctccaatctcggtttgcaatagttcgtggtccatcacgcttttggcatccgaatgagatgaagtcaataatgtatgcttgcatcatattgcacaacatgattgttgaagatgagcgcaacacgtaccgaggtaattttgtttatgattag